A genomic segment from Desulfurispirillum indicum S5 encodes:
- the mtnP gene encoding S-methyl-5'-thioadenosine phosphorylase — protein MTKIGIIGGSGLYRMDALKNVQEVELDTPYGPPSDIIVQGTLGDATLFFLPRHGRQHLIPPGEINFRANIFAMKLLGVEKIISVSAVGSLREHIEPGDMVLVDQFIDFTRADRPATFFEKGITGHVSMAQPTCPCLRDALKQAIGSLDVTLHSHGTYICMEGPQFSSRAESHMYRAWGADVVGMTNMPEAKLAREAEICYATLALSTDYDCWKEDEEHVSVEMVLEIMHRNVENAKQVLQVLAARTIDAGCQCGSAAANAVITPADAISRELREKLFPLYGKYWQ, from the coding sequence GCGGCAGCGGGCTGTACCGAATGGATGCCCTGAAGAATGTCCAGGAAGTGGAGCTGGATACCCCCTATGGCCCCCCCAGCGATATCATTGTTCAGGGAACCCTGGGTGACGCAACCTTGTTTTTCCTGCCCCGTCACGGGCGTCAACATCTCATCCCCCCCGGAGAAATCAATTTTCGGGCCAATATTTTTGCCATGAAACTTCTGGGTGTGGAGAAAATCATCAGTGTCAGCGCCGTCGGCAGTCTGCGCGAGCACATTGAGCCCGGCGATATGGTGCTGGTTGACCAGTTTATCGATTTCACCCGGGCAGATCGCCCCGCAACTTTTTTTGAAAAGGGAATTACCGGCCATGTCAGCATGGCGCAGCCAACCTGTCCCTGTCTGCGCGATGCCCTGAAGCAGGCCATTGGCTCTCTGGATGTGACCCTGCACAGCCATGGCACCTATATCTGCATGGAGGGGCCGCAGTTTTCCAGCCGCGCCGAAAGCCACATGTACCGAGCCTGGGGCGCCGACGTGGTGGGCATGACCAATATGCCCGAAGCCAAACTGGCCCGTGAGGCGGAGATCTGTTACGCCACCCTGGCCCTCTCCACCGACTACGACTGCTGGAAGGAAGACGAAGAACACGTCAGCGTGGAAATGGTTCTGGAGATCATGCACCGCAATGTGGAAAACGCCAAACAGGTACTGCAGGTGCTGGCAGCCAGAACCATAGATGCTGGCTGTCAATGCGGAAGCGCAGCGGCCAATGCCGTCATCACCCCCGCCGATGCCATTTCCCGCGAGTTGCGCGAAAAACTCTTTCCCCTGTACGGCAAGTACTGGCAATAA